The sequence TCCGCTCGAAGTAAGAAATCTCATAGATCATTTTTGTGAGATATCTCAAGATATAGCTCACTTACTTGAACGCTTTGTAAACAGGTTAAGGGTACTTGTAAAGAATGAATATAATGTTGAACCAGCTATAAAACCTGCAGCAAGTATATACATTGGTGACTGTACCTTATTTCCATATTTCCTTTGCAGTATTACCCTAACAACTATTGCCACAAGGACACCAAAACCTGCATTAGGGTTTAAAATTAAAAGGCCGGTAGCAAACAATATGCCTATCTGTCTCTCTGCCCCACCAATAAACTGTATGACAGCACCTACCACTGCCCATATAAGGAGGTTTTGAAGGACTCCCGGCTGTGCTCCAGCCTGAATGGTTGCTGCAAACACCCTGTCCACAGGAGGAAAGAGATCCTGGCTGAAATAACTTGTATAACTGAATATAACCACAACTATAGCGACTAGCCCACCCATGAGTTCAGCAAAATATTGCTGCCTTCTGCCAAAGAGTTCAATGTTGACATCCCTCGCCTCGCCTCTTAAAAGCCATCCAGTTTTCAGATCATAACCCATATCAGCAAATGCTGGACCTGTACAAGCGGTATAACCAACCAGGAGTCCAAGTGCCAGTGGCGGAAACCCCATTAACATGCCAAGTACAAGAAATATTAGAGCTGTTGCAAACCCAGGAAACCAACCAGCATGCATGGCTGAAATACCTACCATAAGTTCAGATACAAGTGCTGAAATTGCAGCAAACACAATCCACCATATCAGCATTGGCAAACTCATATCTGACAGGATTCCACCAACAAAGGCTAAAATCAGTCCACCTATCAGATATAAAATAAATCCATTTTTTAATGATTTTAACATGTGCGCCGGTGTTCTTGTCGTTACATACCCGGCCTTTTCTTTTACTTTTTGTGTTAGTCTTTTCCCACGAATGATCAACATTATTTGTGCCAAAGCTACTATACCAGCGCCAATCATAATACCGTGAGGTATATAAAGCGCATTTATATCAATCCCAAATAATAGCTTGGAATAACCTCTAATAAGCAGACCGATACCAAACATGGTTAGTGTCCATTCG is a genomic window of Calorimonas adulescens containing:
- a CDS encoding OPT/YSL family transporter; translation: MDLPDGRREFDASSLDPVIEKYLQEPQPRLFEPLTVIVTLIVSGLGSIIGLELIVRLGITANTSIIGALIAVLVSIIPARTFSGFKNIYRQNLIQTSISAATFGAGNALLLAMGTIWLMGYKESLMPMLFGAAFGMLVDITMMYWMFDTPAFPADEAWPPGIATSETILAAAEGGKRALLLIIGGIVGAVGQAFKIPMDVVGVAWIGNEWTLTMFGIGLLIRGYSKLLFGIDINALYIPHGIMIGAGIVALAQIMLIIRGKRLTQKVKEKAGYVTTRTPAHMLKSLKNGFILYLIGGLILAFVGGILSDMSLPMLIWWIVFAAISALVSELMVGISAMHAGWFPGFATALIFLVLGMLMGFPPLALGLLVGYTACTGPAFADMGYDLKTGWLLRGEARDVNIELFGRRQQYFAELMGGLVAIVVVIFSYTSYFSQDLFPPVDRVFAATIQAGAQPGVLQNLLIWAVVGAVIQFIGGAERQIGILFATGLLILNPNAGFGVLVAIVVRVILQRKYGNKVQSPMYILAAGFIAGSTLYSFFTSTLNLFTKRSSK